The following nucleotide sequence is from Streptomyces sp. NBC_00239.
GCGACGTCCACGCCTGGGCCGACACCTGGCTGCGCACCACCGGCACCGACACCCTCACCCCCGAAATCCACGAAAGCCCCGACGGCTGGACCCTCGCCGTACGCCGCGACGGCAGCCGCCCCCACCGCATCAACGTCGCCGCCTTCGACCACGCACCCGACAGCACCCTCGAACCCCGCGACGTCCTCGACCTCGACGTCCCCTCCGACGAGATCGTCTCCGGCGCCGGCCCCCGCCCCGCCCTCCTCGTCCTCAACGACGCCGACCTCACCTACGCCAAGGTCCGCCTCGACGCGCACTCCCTCGACACCGCCCTCCGCGGCATCTCCACCATCCCCGACCCGCTCACCCGGGCCGTCGTATGGAACTCCCTGCGCGACATGGTCCGCGACGGCGAACTCGACCCCTCCGCCTACCTCGACACCGCCCACACCCACCTCCCCGCCGAAAACGACCTCGCCATCGTCCAAGGCGTCCTCGGCTTCGCCCGCACCCACATCGCCGACCGCTACGTCACCACGGCCGACCGCCCCGCCGCCCTCGCCGTCCTCACCTCCGCCACCCGCGCCCTGATCCGCCGCACCGAAGGCCTCACCGCCGACGACTGGAAGTCCGGCCAGAGCACCGAACGGCGCAGCGCCCAGGACGCCGGGCTGCGCCTCACCGCCGTACGCACCTTCATCGACAGCGCCACCCAGCCCGACACCATCGCCGCCTGGCTCGCCGACGGCACCGTCACCGGCGGACCGGAACTCGACCCCGAACTGCGCTGGCGGATCCTCGCCCGCCTCAGCGTCCTCGGCGCCGCCGACGAAACCGACATCGCCGCCGAACTCGACCGCGACCCCACCGCCACCGGCCGCGAAGGCGCCGCCCGCTGCCGCGCCGCCATGCCCGACGCCGCCGCCAAGGAAGCCGCCTGGGAGCGCATGTTCGCCCACGACGACCTCTCCAACTACCTCTTCAGCGCCACCGCGCAGGGCTTCTGGCAGCCGGAACAAGCCGAACTCGTCCGGCCGTACGTCGCCCGCTTCTACCCCGACGCCGTCGCGCTCGCCGACCGCCGCGGGCCCGCCATGGCCGAAGCCGCCGGACGGTACGCGTTCCCCGCGCACGCGGTCGACCCCGACGCGCTCCGCATCGGCCAGGACTGCCTCGACACCGCCGAGATGATCCCCGCCCTGCGCCGCAAGCTCGTCGACCAACTCGACGACCTCACCCGAGCCCTCCACATCCGCACCACCCCCTAACCCCCCGACCCGCCCCGCCCCACGCCCCGACGGCATGCTGCCGCCCAGCCTCCCCGGCGCCCAGGGGTACAACCTCCGGGCTTGTCGGCGCCGCGTGCGGGAAATCCAGCCCCGCCGGCGTTTGAGGCGGCGCCTCGGGCGGGGACCGCTCCAGCCTCGCCGGTGCCCTGGGGCGCAACCCCTCAGCCTCGCCGGCGTTTGAGGCGCGGGGTCTGGGGCGGAGCCCCAGGACTGCAACCCGGCTGGCGCCGGGTACCGGGCTCTGCCCGGACCCGCGCCTCAAACGCCGGCGAGGCTGGGGATTGCCGGCGAGGCTGGAAGTTGCCCCTCGGGCTGCCGGCGGGGATGGGGGTGGCCGTCGGACGGTCGGCGGGGATGGGCGCCGTCGGGCGGCCGGCGGGGATGGACGTTGTCTCTCGGGCAGCCGACGAGGCGCTGAAGGTGGTGCCGGGTCGGCCGGCGAGGCCGAATCGGCCCGCTCAGGCCGGGCCCCTTTCGGCGGGGCGCCGGACCGTACGGGCGTTTGCGTCGGGGCGGCTGAAAAGCGGCGGTCGGGGCGGGGCAGGGTTACCCCATTCGGGGCGGATCGTTGACCAGAGCGGGTGCCAGGAACCGCCCGCATGCGGGCGCCCGGCGCGCGACCCACGTACAGCCGGACCGCCCCGGCGGACCCCCACCGGAAACCCCTCACGGGCCGCGCACCAGATCGCCACGGCACCGGCACCCGCCCCGCCGCCGACCGCCGTGAGGAACCCGATGACAGCCCCGCCCGGCCAGCACCCCCACCCACACCCCCTTCCGCCGCTCGCCGGCGGAACCGCCGGCCCCGCCGCCCTGCGCCCGCTCCTCGCCACCGTCCTCGACGCCCTCGGCACCGGCGCCCGCGACCGCAACGGCCCCCTGCCCCCCGGCGGCCCCGGCTCCGTCACCGCCCGCCTCACCACCACCCTCGGCGACGTGTTCCCCGCACACGGCACCGGCGACGACGAAGCCCTCCGCACCCTCGTCCGCGCCCTCGCCGCAGGCGCCGCCGACCCCGCGGACCCCCGCTGCCTCGCCCACCTGCACTGCCCGCCGCTCGCCGTCGCGGCCGCCGCCGACCTCGCCGCCTCCGCCCTCAACCCCTCGCTGGACTCCTGGGACCAGGCCCCCGCCGCCTCCGCCCTCGAAGCCCTCGTCACCCGCACCCTCGCCCGCCACCTCTACGACACCCCCGACACCCCCGACACCCCCACGCCCGGCAGTCCTGTCCCGGGCAGCCCAGTCCCCGGCACCTCCCACGCCCGCACCCTCGACCCCCGCAGCCCCGCCCCCCACATTCCTGACCCCGGCACCGCCAACGCCCGCACCGCCAACGCCCGCACCGCCGACCCCCGCACCCCCGACCCCGACGCCCTCGTCACCACCGGCGGCACCGAAGCCAACCAGCTCGCCCTGCTCCTCGCCCGCGAACGCCACGGCCCCGTCCGCCTCGTCCACGGCGCCAACGCCCACCACTCCCTGCCCCGCGCAGCCTGGCTCCTCGGCCTCCCCACCCCCCTCACCCTCCCCACCCCCGACGGCACCCTCCACCCCGACACCCTCGACCGCGCCCTCACCGACCACCCCGGCCCCACCCTCGTCGCCGCCACCGCCGGCACCACCGACGCCGGCCTCATCGACCCCCTCGCCGACCTCGCCGCCGTCTGCGCCGCCCACCGCACCGAACTCCACATCGACGCCGCCTACGGCGGCCTCCTCGCCTTCAGCCCCCGCCACCGCCCCCTACTCAACGGCCTCCAACACGCCCACTCCATCACCCTCGACCTGCACAAACTCGGCTGGCAACCCGCCGCCGCCGGCCTCCTCGCCGTCCCCGACCGGCACCTCCTCGCCCCCCTCCACCACCAGGCCGACTACCTCAACGCCGAAGACGACACCGACGCCGGCCTCCCCGACCTCCTCGGCCGCTCCCTGCGCACCACCCGCCGCCCCGACATCCTCAAAATCGCCGCCACCCTCCGCTCCCTCGGCCGAGACGGCCTCGCCGCCCTCATCGACCGCACCTGCGCCACCGCCCACCGGCTCGCCGAACTCCTCGACAACCACCCCCACTTCGAAATCCACGCACCACCCACCATCAGCACCGTCCTCTTCCGCCCCACCCACCTCCCCGACACCCGCATCGCCGCACTCCGCCGCACCCTCCTCCACGACGGCCACGCCGTCCTCGGCCGCGCCACCGCCGACGGCCGCCTCTGGCTCAAAGCCACCCTCCTCAACCCCCACACCACCACGAGGGACCTCCACGACCTCGTGAAACTCCTGGAAGGCAGCATCCGATGACCACCCAACTCGACACCCCCCACGACCTCGTGGGCATCGGCATCGGCCCCTTCAACCTCTCCCTGGCCGCCCTCGCCCACGGCCTTCCCCACGGCCCCCACGACGGCGGCCCCGCCACCGCCTTCTACGACCAACGCCCCGAATTCCGCTGGCACCCCGGACTCCTCATCGAAGGAGCCACCCTCCAAGTGCCCTTCCTCGCCGACCTCGTCACCCTCGCCGACCCCGCCAGCCCCTGGTCGTTCCTGCGCTACCTCCGGCACAAGGAACGCCTCTTCCCCTTCTACTTCGCCGAGCAGCTCCACATCCACCGCGCCGAATACGACGCCTACTGCCGCTGGGTCGCCGGCAACCTCCCCGGCCTCCACTTCGGCCACCAGGTCGACGCCGTCCGCTGGAACCCCGAACGCGCCCTCTTCGAAGTCGACTTCACCCAACTCGACCCCGACGGCGAAGCCGAAGCGCTCGGCCGCACCTACACCCGCAACCTCGCCCTCGGCATCGGCACCGCCCCCTACGTCCCCGAACCCCTCAAACCCCTCGCCGACGCCCCCACCGTCCCCGTCTTCCACTCCAGCGACTACCTCGACCACCGCGAACGCATCCTCGCCGCCGACCACGTCACCGTCATCGGATCAGGCCAGTCCGGAGCCGAAGTCTTCCTCGACCTCCTCCGCGCCCGCCCCGCCGGCCGCGAACGCCTCACCTGGCTCGCCCGCACCCCCTCCTTCGCCCCCATGGAGTACTCCAAGCTCGGCCTCGAACACTTCACCCCCGACTACACCCGCTACTTCCACGCCCTCCCCGAAAACGTCCGCGACCGCCTCGTCCCCGCCCAATGGCAACTCCACAAGGGCATCGACGCCGCCACCATCGCCGCCATCCACGAAGAGCTCTACCGCCGCACCCTCAACGGCGGCTGGCCCGACACCGTCCTCACCCCCGGCGTCAGCGTCCGCACCGCCGGCCGCGTCGCCACCACCAAAGTCGAACTCCACCTCGAACACACCGAACAAGGCACCCGCTCCCGCATCACCACCGACGCCGTCGTCCTCGCCACCGGCTACCGCGAACGCCCCCTCAGCAGCCTCCTCGCCGGACTCGACCCCTACATCCGCAAGGACTCCGCCGGCCGCCCCCGCATCGACGACCGCTACCGCATGCACCTCGACCCCACCGTCACCGGCACCGTCTTCGTCCAGAACGGCGAACGCCACACCCACGGCGTGGGCGCCCCCGACCTCGGCCTCGCCGCCTGGCGCAGCGCCACCATCCTCAACACCCTCACCGGCAAAGAGCCCTACCCCCTCCCCGACCGCACCGCCTTCACCCGCTTCGGCCTACACGAACGGGAGCAGCCCCGGACCCGCATCCCCGGACAACTGCTCCCGCTCGTCGAACACCCCTGACGCCCCCCAAGGGGCGCCGCACTAGAACACCGGCACACCCGCCCGCGTCAGACGCCAGTCCACCGACGCGAACTGCGCCGGATCAATCGTCCCCTTCGCCTTCACCCAACCGATGATCGTGTTGCGTATCTCATCCGAATTCGCCCACAACTGCCGGGCCTGCGGAACATGCGGGAAGTTACCGCCACCCGAGGCCCGGTAATTGTTCACCGCCAACACGAACTGCGCCGCCGGATCCAACGGCTTCCCCGCAAACGACAGACCCACGATCCGCGAACCCTTCGGCTGCGCAATGTCAATGTCGTACGACAGCCCGTACAGCGCATCGTAATTGTAATCCGGGATCCCTTCCGCATTCGTCAGCGCAGCCGGATCCACCGGCGCGCCCGGAGCCGTCTGCACGAAATACCTGACCGAATACTCCAGGTAGTCCTTCAGCTGCGCACCCGTCATCAGACGAGCCTCCAGCGTGTTCTCGAACGGATACAGACCCGCCGCATCGCGAATCGTCACCTGACCCGCCGGAATCGACGCCGTACGCGAGAAGCACGACGCCTGCGACAACACCGGCAGCGCCGCCCACTCCGTACCCGCCAGCGCCGACTTCACCGTGTCCGCCTGCACGTGGTTGATCAGATCGATGATCGGAACGTCCTTCACCGGACCCTCCGCCGACACCATCGCCGCCGTCGACGTACCGATCACCTGATTCACGTACGCCACCACCTTGCGGTGCTCGTCCGACAGCAACCCCGTGATCTTCGGGTCCTCAGCCACCGTGTTCGAGTTCAGAACCTTCGCGGACACCTTGTCCACGCTCCACCGGCCCCGCGCGAACGACAGCTCGAAGTCGAACAACGTCAGCCGCTGCCCCCACTTCAACGGCTCCGACAACACGACCTCCTTGCCCGTCGTCTTGTTCGCCACCCGGTACTCCGGAATCTCCGTGTGCGCGTGCCCCACCAGAATCGCGTCGATCCCCGGCACCTGCTCCGCCACCAGCGCAGCCGCATTCTCGATGTACGGCAACTGGTCACCGTACGAAGACGTACCGCTCGACCCCGAATGCGCCGACACGATCACCACATCCGCACCCATCGACCGAAGCCGCGGCACATACTTCGCCGCCTGCTCCTCCAACCCGGGGAACGTCATCTTCCCCTGCACGTTCTGCTTGTCCCAGATCGCAATACCAGGATTCGTCAGACCCAGCACCGCCACCTTCACATCAGGCCCGTGCGGCGTACACAACCGGTGCATGCTGTACGGAGCGAACGCCGGCCGCAACGTCCGCGCATCCAACGCATTCGCCCCAAGCAGCGGAAAATCACACTGCTCCTCGAACTTCCGCAGCACCGGAATCCCGTAATTGAACTCGTGATTCCCCAACGCCGCCGCGTCATACCCGATCGCATTCATCGCCTGCGCCATCGGATGCACCGGACCACGCCGCGCCGTGATCGGATCCACCTTCGCGTAGTAATACGACAGCTGCGTCCCCTGGATCGTGTCACCCGCATCGATCAGCAGCGTGTTCCCACGCCCCTTCTCCGCACGCACCCGATCCACCAGCGTCGAGATCTTCGCCAGACCCACATCGTTGTGCGCCTTGTCGTCGAACTCCTTGTCCGTGAAGTAATCCCAGTTGAAGACATTCCCGTGCAGGTCCGTCGTCCCCATCACCGTGAACGCGTACGTCCGCGGACGCGGATGCGGCCGCCGCCCACCGGAAGCAGCCGCAGCCGGAGCCGCCACCGCCCCACCCACCGCCACCGCAGCACCCGTAGCAGCCGACGTACCCAGAAACGTCCGACGATCGAACGGCATGTCATCTCCCTCGTGAGACCGAACAACGCGCGTAGACACCAACACCAACGCGCGTAGATTCTGACCCAGCGACAACCGGCCACAACACCCCTGGCAGGTTTCGATCCGATGACCGACACACCCACCACCCCCAATGCGACAGTGGAACGCATGACCCAAGACCCCACACCCCAGCCCTACGGCACCCCCGAAGTACCCCGCGTCGCCGTCCGCGGCGAAGCCCACATCGAAGTCGACCCCGAAATCGCCCGCCTCGGCATCACCATCAGCGCCCGCGGCACCGACCGACGCACCGCCCTCGAAGACCTCACCCGCCGCAACACCACCGTCCTCGACCTCGTCAAAAGCTACGGCGACGCCGTCGAAAAACTCGAAACCGGCACCTTCTCCATCACCCCCGAACTCACCCGCCACGGCCGCGCCGAACGCATCCGCGCCTACCACGGCCGCGTCCACCTCACCGCAGAACTCGGCGACTTCACCGCCCTCGGCGAACTCACCACCCGTCTCGCCGACCTCGAACTCACCAGCGTCGACGGACCCTGGTGGGCCCTGCGCCCCGACTCACCCGCCCACGGCGACGCCCGCCGCCAAGCCGTACTCGAAGCCGTCCAACGCGCCCGCGAATACGCCACCGCCCTCGGCGCCCAACTCGCCGCCCTCGTCGAACTCGCCGACCTCGGCGCCGAAGACACTCAACCCTTCGGCCGCCCCGGCACCGCCGGCACCATGCGCTCCATGGCCTTCGCCGCCGACACCGAAACCGCCCCCGCCCTCGACCTCGAACCCCAACGCCAAACCGTCTACGCCTCCGTCAACGCCCGCTTCACCATGACCCCACCGCGCCTCTGACACCCCCCACCCCACCGCGCGGGGTGCTCATCGGAGCACCCCCGCTCACCATTCGAGACTTGTCAACAACCCTTCACCAAAAGGTTGTTGAGCAGCCACCCCGAACCCATCCACTACTGATCGGTAGGGGCATACCCTCGCCCCATGCGCCGAGCAAAAATCGTCTGCACCCTGGGCCCCGCCACCGACACATACGACCAGATCAAAGCCCTGGTCGAAGCCGGAATGGACATCGCCCGCTTCAACCTCAGCCACGGCACCTACGCCGAACACGAGGAGCGCTACCACCGCGTACGCAAGGCCTCCGACGAGACCGGCCGCAGCGTCGGCATCCTCGCCGACCTTCAAGGCCCGAAGATCCGCCTCGGCCGCTTCACCGAAGGCCCCGTACTCCTTGAACGCGGCGACGAATTCACCATCACCGTCGAAGACATCGAAGGCGACCGCCACACCTGCGGCACCACCTACAACGGACTCGCCACCGACGTCACCACCGGCGAACGCATCCTCGTCGACGACGGCCGCGTCACCCTCCAGGTCACCGCCGTCGACGGACCCCGCGTCCACACCCGCGTCATCGAAGGCGGCATGGTCTCCGACCACAAAGGCCTCAACCTCCCCGGCGTAGCCGTCTCCGTCCCCGCCCTCTCGGACAAAGACGTCGAAGAC
It contains:
- a CDS encoding lysine N(6)-hydroxylase/L-ornithine N(5)-oxygenase family protein, with amino-acid sequence MTTQLDTPHDLVGIGIGPFNLSLAALAHGLPHGPHDGGPATAFYDQRPEFRWHPGLLIEGATLQVPFLADLVTLADPASPWSFLRYLRHKERLFPFYFAEQLHIHRAEYDAYCRWVAGNLPGLHFGHQVDAVRWNPERALFEVDFTQLDPDGEAEALGRTYTRNLALGIGTAPYVPEPLKPLADAPTVPVFHSSDYLDHRERILAADHVTVIGSGQSGAEVFLDLLRARPAGRERLTWLARTPSFAPMEYSKLGLEHFTPDYTRYFHALPENVRDRLVPAQWQLHKGIDAATIAAIHEELYRRTLNGGWPDTVLTPGVSVRTAGRVATTKVELHLEHTEQGTRSRITTDAVVLATGYRERPLSSLLAGLDPYIRKDSAGRPRIDDRYRMHLDPTVTGTVFVQNGERHTHGVGAPDLGLAAWRSATILNTLTGKEPYPLPDRTAFTRFGLHEREQPRTRIPGQLLPLVEHP
- a CDS encoding bifunctional metallophosphatase/5'-nucleotidase, with product MPFDRRTFLGTSAATGAAVAVGGAVAAPAAAASGGRRPHPRPRTYAFTVMGTTDLHGNVFNWDYFTDKEFDDKAHNDVGLAKISTLVDRVRAEKGRGNTLLIDAGDTIQGTQLSYYYAKVDPITARRGPVHPMAQAMNAIGYDAAALGNHEFNYGIPVLRKFEEQCDFPLLGANALDARTLRPAFAPYSMHRLCTPHGPDVKVAVLGLTNPGIAIWDKQNVQGKMTFPGLEEQAAKYVPRLRSMGADVVIVSAHSGSSGTSSYGDQLPYIENAAALVAEQVPGIDAILVGHAHTEIPEYRVANKTTGKEVVLSEPLKWGQRLTLFDFELSFARGRWSVDKVSAKVLNSNTVAEDPKITGLLSDEHRKVVAYVNQVIGTSTAAMVSAEGPVKDVPIIDLINHVQADTVKSALAGTEWAALPVLSQASCFSRTASIPAGQVTIRDAAGLYPFENTLEARLMTGAQLKDYLEYSVRYFVQTAPGAPVDPAALTNAEGIPDYNYDALYGLSYDIDIAQPKGSRIVGLSFAGKPLDPAAQFVLAVNNYRASGGGNFPHVPQARQLWANSDEIRNTIIGWVKAKGTIDPAQFASVDWRLTRAGVPVF
- a CDS encoding SIMPL domain-containing protein, producing MTQDPTPQPYGTPEVPRVAVRGEAHIEVDPEIARLGITISARGTDRRTALEDLTRRNTTVLDLVKSYGDAVEKLETGTFSITPELTRHGRAERIRAYHGRVHLTAELGDFTALGELTTRLADLELTSVDGPWWALRPDSPAHGDARRQAVLEAVQRAREYATALGAQLAALVELADLGAEDTQPFGRPGTAGTMRSMAFAADTETAPALDLEPQRQTVYASVNARFTMTPPRL
- a CDS encoding pyridoxal phosphate-dependent decarboxylase family protein, with translation MTAPPGQHPHPHPLPPLAGGTAGPAALRPLLATVLDALGTGARDRNGPLPPGGPGSVTARLTTTLGDVFPAHGTGDDEALRTLVRALAAGAADPADPRCLAHLHCPPLAVAAAADLAASALNPSLDSWDQAPAASALEALVTRTLARHLYDTPDTPDTPTPGSPVPGSPVPGTSHARTLDPRSPAPHIPDPGTANARTANARTADPRTPDPDALVTTGGTEANQLALLLARERHGPVRLVHGANAHHSLPRAAWLLGLPTPLTLPTPDGTLHPDTLDRALTDHPGPTLVAATAGTTDAGLIDPLADLAAVCAAHRTELHIDAAYGGLLAFSPRHRPLLNGLQHAHSITLDLHKLGWQPAAAGLLAVPDRHLLAPLHHQADYLNAEDDTDAGLPDLLGRSLRTTRRPDILKIAATLRSLGRDGLAALIDRTCATAHRLAELLDNHPHFEIHAPPTISTVLFRPTHLPDTRIAALRRTLLHDGHAVLGRATADGRLWLKATLLNPHTTTRDLHDLVKLLEGSIR